One genomic window of Pocillopora verrucosa isolate sample1 chromosome 8, ASM3666991v2, whole genome shotgun sequence includes the following:
- the LOC131769141 gene encoding uncharacterized protein produces MFFGLLFPLLFELSVLIPAPAFSQDSNPVYREGNCVSSTRTFLTRTFIKHEFHHLNAPLIGTVAVSDVFDCTLECLSNPLCFSVNLAAFKVTHRKLWCELLSSDKFRNSTEYKGNKYSHHFAIESPCSSSPCQHEATCVTNYRDGSFGCRCAKGYKGEYCEKVIGSCREAYNLFKSNASQLVTLHLDSKPVTVLCQMGDFGCGDGGWTPVMKINGCQTTFHYDSYYWSDKNEYNTLGGRTGFDSQETKLPTYWNTSLSKICLGMKISGQLRFIVINKQANSLHSLIADGILRASSLGRNEWKKLIGARGSLQLNCNKEGFNAVCSSSYHSKARIGYVANDNNHCDSCDSRIGFGTGGYPYNSTTCGNVAAHSADNGNRHIKAMGYILVQ; encoded by the exons ATGTTTTTTGGTCTTCTTTTTCCCCTTCTATTTGAACTCTCTGTTCTAATTCCAGCTCCAGCCTTTTCACAAG ACTCAAACCCTGTGTATCGTGAGGGCAACTGCGTCTCCTCCACAAGAACCTTCCTGACACGTACATTCATTAAACACGAGTTTCATCACTTGAATGCGCCGCTTATTGGAACAGTGGCAGTGTCTGATGTGTTTGACTGCACATTAGAATGTCTTAGCAATCCGTTGTGTTTTTCTGTAAACCTGGCCGCCTTCAAAGTAACCCATAGAAAACTTTGGTGCGAATTGTTGTCATCTGATAAGTTCAGAAACTccacagagtataaagggaataAATATTCGCATCATTTTGCCATTGAG TCACCTTGCTCTTCGTCACCTTGTCAACATGAGGCTACCTGTGTCACTAACTATAGAGATGGCTCATTCGGATGCCGCTGTGCAAAAGGCTACAAaggagaatattgtgaaaaag TCATTGGTTCCTGCAGAGAAGCTTACAACCTCTTTAA GTCAAACGCCAGTCAACTGGTCACATTACACCTTGACTCTAAACCAGTCACAGTTCTCTGTCAGATGGGGGATTTTGGAtgcggagatggaggatggacgcctgTAATGAAGATTAACGGCTGCCAG ACAACGTTTCACTATGATTCTTACTACTGGAGTGATAAAAACGAATACAACACCCTCGGCGGGAGGACTGGGTTTgactcacaagagaccaagttaccaACCTATTGGAACACCTCtctctccaagatctgtctcggtatgaagataaGTGGACAGCTCAGGTTTATTGTCATTAACAAGCAGGCGAACTCTCTACAttcactgatcgctgatgggaTATTGCGCGCTTCTTCACTGGGTCGTAACGAGTGGAAGAAGTTGATTGGTGCGCGGGGCTCTTTACAACTGAACTGTAACAAGGAGGGCTTCAATGCTGTATGTTCTTCAAGTTATCATTCTAAAGCAAGAATTGGTTATGTAGCTAACGACAATAACCATTGTGACTCTTGTGACTCCAGAATTGGGTTTGGTACCGGAGGATATCCTTATAACTCCACTACGTGTGGAAACGTAGCAGCTCATTCCGCAGATAATGGTAACAGACACATCAAAGCTATGGGATATATTTTGGTGCAGTAA